From one Methylomonas paludis genomic stretch:
- the treZ gene encoding malto-oligosyltrehalose trehalohydrolase, translating into MKRGYDMPFGACVLPDGRVRFRLWAPAATSVELCLENQAGADILLPMHRLSDGWFQLETAQATSGTLYRYCIDRSLLVPDPASRANPDDVQGPSQVIDPASFNWLDADWLGRPWSEAVIYELHLGTFTAEGSCTAAIQRLDYLVDLGVTAIELMPLADFPGTRNWGYDGVLLFAPDHSYGTPDELKTLVQAAHVRGLMVLLDVVYNHFGPEGNYLHHYAPQFFNEHHHTPWGAAINFDGDGNGCVRDFYRHNALYWLEEYHFDGLRFDAVHAIIDDSLPNILEELAATIQAGPGRNRHIHLILENDGNQVNYLQPGGFTAQWNDDLHHALHLLLTGEADGYYADYADQPVLHLARCLAEGFAYQGQASGFRNGRSRGQPSRNLSSGAFISYCQTHDQIGNRAYGERIGMLAPQQRLQAGLAVLLLAPSPPMLFMGEEFAAVTPFQFFCDFQGELAAAVTQGRRREFAGFTAFADPVARARIPDPNNPATFLCSKLHWACLELPQHQDSLDYYRRLLALRRTFIVPRLPGQSGSGEFELLGATGMRVCWRLTGGSRLSLLANLGNDPVAADLQMTGSAFYISQADLPEAFAAGYAPAWCVAWYLDEAPI; encoded by the coding sequence ATGAAACGCGGATATGACATGCCATTCGGCGCCTGCGTACTGCCTGACGGTAGGGTACGTTTCCGGCTGTGGGCGCCGGCGGCGACTAGCGTCGAACTCTGTCTGGAAAATCAGGCCGGAGCAGACATTTTGTTACCGATGCATCGACTTAGCGATGGCTGGTTTCAGCTCGAAACTGCTCAGGCAACATCGGGCACACTTTATCGCTATTGCATAGACCGAAGCTTACTTGTCCCCGATCCGGCCTCGCGGGCTAACCCTGATGATGTGCAAGGCCCCAGTCAAGTAATCGATCCCGCGTCATTTAATTGGCTGGATGCCGACTGGCTGGGTCGCCCCTGGAGCGAAGCGGTCATCTATGAGCTGCATTTGGGCACCTTCACTGCCGAGGGTAGTTGCACAGCCGCTATACAGCGTCTCGATTACCTGGTCGACTTAGGCGTCACGGCGATTGAACTGATGCCATTAGCGGATTTTCCGGGTACCCGCAACTGGGGCTACGATGGCGTACTGCTGTTTGCCCCGGATCACAGTTACGGTACTCCGGATGAACTGAAGACGCTGGTGCAGGCTGCACATGTGCGCGGCCTGATGGTGCTGTTGGATGTGGTGTACAACCATTTCGGGCCGGAAGGCAATTATCTGCATCACTATGCGCCGCAATTTTTTAACGAGCATCATCATACCCCGTGGGGGGCGGCCATTAACTTTGATGGCGACGGCAATGGTTGCGTGCGTGATTTTTACCGACACAATGCCCTGTATTGGCTGGAAGAATATCATTTCGATGGGCTGCGCTTCGATGCCGTGCACGCCATAATTGACGATAGTCTTCCAAATATTCTCGAAGAATTGGCGGCCACGATACAGGCCGGGCCGGGCCGTAACCGGCACATACATTTGATACTGGAGAACGACGGCAACCAGGTCAATTATTTACAGCCGGGCGGTTTTACCGCCCAGTGGAACGACGATCTTCACCATGCCTTGCATCTGCTGCTGACCGGCGAAGCCGATGGCTATTATGCCGATTATGCCGATCAGCCAGTTCTGCACCTGGCGCGTTGTCTGGCCGAAGGCTTTGCTTATCAGGGCCAAGCCTCTGGCTTTCGCAATGGCCGCTCACGCGGCCAACCCAGCCGAAATCTAAGCTCGGGCGCTTTCATCAGTTATTGCCAGACCCACGATCAGATAGGCAATCGGGCTTACGGTGAACGCATCGGTATGCTGGCACCGCAACAGCGGCTGCAGGCCGGACTGGCGGTGCTGCTGTTAGCACCTTCACCGCCTATGCTGTTTATGGGCGAGGAATTTGCCGCGGTAACGCCCTTCCAGTTTTTTTGTGATTTTCAAGGCGAGCTGGCCGCTGCCGTCACTCAAGGGCGACGCCGCGAATTCGCCGGTTTCACGGCCTTTGCAGACCCGGTTGCGCGCGCCAGGATTCCCGACCCCAATAATCCGGCTACTTTTTTATGCAGCAAGTTGCATTGGGCTTGCCTGGAATTGCCCCAGCACCAGGATAGTCTGGATTATTACCGGCGTTTGCTGGCGTTACGCCGCACCTTTATTGTGCCCCGCTTGCCGGGGCAAAGCGGGAGCGGCGAATTTGAATTACTGGGAGCAACCGGGATGCGGGTGTGCTGGCGCTTAACCGGCGGTTCCCGGCTGAGCTTGCTGGCAAATTTGGGGAACGATCCGGTCGCTGCCGATTTGCAGATGACCGGCAGTGCATTTTATATTAGCCAGGCGGATCTGCCGGAAGCGTTTGCCGCCGGTTACGCGCCGGCTTGGTGTGTGGCCTGGTATCTTGACGAGGCCCCAATATGA
- the treY gene encoding malto-oligosyltrehalose synthase: MKQIAEPHIPLCTYRLQFNSDFTFNQAREIVPYLNALGISHLYASPYLKARPGSRHGYDIIDHNTLNPEIGTNQDFELMCETLTQHGMGQVLDIVPNHMGVQAGDNAWWLDVLENGQTAVHAEFFDIDWAPIKPKLFGKVLLPVLAKHYGTVLENAELQLRFNAERGEFAVYYYEHHFPVDPREYPQILGDRMADLGLRLGEDNPLLMEYQSLVTGFQNLPCRDDVSPEHQMERRRDKEVHKRHLAGLAANSVEIAGFINQNLAGFNGQVGKSASFDQLHHLIETQAYRLAFWRVASDEINYRRFFDINDLAGLRMENDAVFDATHQLVLRLVKEGKLDGLRLDHPDGLYDPEAYFCRLVEQCRLVERTPYLVVEKILGLHEELRSSWPVQGTTGYEFTNLLNGLFVDTSTAKHMQRLYFSFIGEHIDFDDLLYRSKKLIMKTALSAELNVLANQLSRIAEADRNTCDYTLNGLRSALAEIVACFPVYRGYISGREIAAEDRSNIKQAVTAAKRRSTTADTSIFDFLAEVLTLAAADKQAPAYAAQVQMFAMKFQQFTSPVMAKGLEDTSAYIYHRLLSLNEVGGDPRRFGVIRRTFHRANQLRAALSPHSMLSSSTHDSKRSEDVRARLNVLSELPAAWRLALRHWHRANDSLKQNVDGLLVPTRNDEYFIYQTLLGIWPLDVLDSQAMAELSARVQEYLIKALREAKVHTSWINPNIAYEEAVTNFSLALINAPSESAFMTDFRPFQRRIAWLGLFNSLSQTLIKLTAPGVPDIYQGCELWNFSLVDPDNRRAVDFDQRRDMLTALQALAVQDPAKRLAGISALCDTLEDGRAKMLVVSSALALRKIWPEVFQQGKYLPLIVKGQQAAHVCAYARMVGKHIVITVAPRFFAGLLGKTALLPLGAQVWGNTVLELPFYRLDQQYHCVFSGKVLTPNQQASGGQLPISQVLAEFPVGLIKVC; this comes from the coding sequence ATGAAGCAGATAGCTGAACCACACATTCCTTTGTGCACTTATCGTCTGCAATTCAACAGCGATTTTACTTTTAATCAGGCCCGTGAAATTGTGCCCTACCTGAATGCTCTGGGCATTTCTCATTTGTATGCTTCACCTTATCTTAAGGCGCGGCCAGGTAGTCGGCACGGCTATGACATTATTGATCACAATACCTTGAATCCCGAGATCGGCACAAACCAGGATTTCGAGTTGATGTGCGAAACTTTAACCCAGCACGGCATGGGCCAAGTGCTGGATATAGTGCCTAATCATATGGGGGTACAGGCCGGCGATAATGCCTGGTGGCTGGATGTGCTGGAAAATGGTCAAACCGCGGTACATGCGGAATTTTTCGATATCGATTGGGCACCGATTAAGCCAAAATTGTTTGGCAAGGTGTTGTTACCGGTATTGGCTAAACATTATGGGACTGTCCTGGAAAATGCCGAATTGCAATTGCGCTTTAATGCGGAGCGCGGAGAATTTGCCGTCTATTATTATGAGCACCACTTCCCGGTGGATCCGCGTGAATACCCGCAAATTTTGGGCGATCGCATGGCTGACTTAGGTTTGCGCCTGGGTGAGGACAATCCCTTATTGATGGAATATCAGAGTCTGGTGACTGGCTTCCAAAATCTGCCGTGCCGCGATGATGTATCGCCTGAGCATCAGATGGAGCGGCGGCGCGACAAGGAAGTGCACAAGCGGCATCTGGCCGGTCTGGCCGCCAATTCTGTCGAAATAGCCGGGTTTATTAATCAGAACCTGGCCGGCTTTAATGGACAGGTCGGTAAATCGGCCAGTTTTGATCAGTTACATCATTTAATTGAGACTCAAGCCTACCGGCTGGCGTTCTGGCGGGTTGCCTCGGATGAGATTAATTACCGGCGGTTTTTCGATATCAACGATCTGGCTGGACTGCGGATGGAGAACGATGCCGTTTTCGATGCCACCCATCAGTTAGTGCTGCGACTGGTTAAAGAAGGCAAACTGGATGGCCTGCGCCTGGATCACCCGGATGGTTTGTACGATCCGGAAGCGTATTTTTGCCGGCTGGTCGAACAATGCCGGCTGGTGGAACGCACACCCTATCTGGTGGTCGAAAAAATCTTAGGTTTACACGAAGAGTTACGCAGCAGTTGGCCGGTGCAGGGGACCACGGGTTACGAATTCACTAATTTACTCAATGGCCTGTTTGTGGATACCAGCACTGCCAAGCATATGCAGCGGCTTTATTTTAGTTTTATCGGTGAGCATATCGATTTTGACGATCTGCTCTACCGTTCCAAGAAACTGATCATGAAGACCGCCCTGTCGGCAGAACTCAATGTATTGGCAAACCAGCTGTCCAGAATCGCCGAAGCCGACCGCAATACCTGCGATTACACGCTTAACGGCTTACGCTCCGCCTTGGCGGAAATAGTCGCCTGCTTTCCGGTCTATCGCGGCTACATTAGTGGCCGCGAAATAGCTGCGGAAGACCGCAGCAATATCAAACAGGCGGTGACGGCGGCTAAACGCCGCAGCACCACGGCGGATACCAGTATTTTCGATTTTCTGGCTGAGGTGCTGACGCTGGCTGCTGCAGATAAGCAAGCACCCGCTTATGCTGCGCAGGTGCAGATGTTTGCCATGAAATTTCAACAATTCACCAGTCCGGTGATGGCGAAAGGTCTGGAGGACACCAGCGCCTATATCTACCACCGCTTGCTGTCTCTGAATGAAGTGGGTGGCGATCCGCGCCGCTTCGGCGTGATCCGCCGCACATTTCATCGCGCCAATCAGCTGCGTGCAGCGCTTAGCCCGCATTCCATGTTGTCTAGTTCTACGCATGACAGCAAACGCAGCGAAGATGTCCGCGCCCGTCTCAATGTATTATCGGAACTTCCCGCCGCCTGGCGTCTGGCGCTCCGTCATTGGCACCGCGCTAATGATAGTCTTAAACAAAATGTGGATGGCTTGCTGGTACCCACCCGTAACGATGAATATTTCATCTATCAGACCTTATTGGGTATATGGCCGCTGGATGTGTTGGACAGCCAGGCAATGGCCGAGCTTAGCGCCAGAGTTCAGGAATATCTGATCAAAGCGCTACGCGAAGCCAAGGTTCATACCAGTTGGATCAACCCCAATATCGCTTATGAAGAGGCCGTTACCAATTTCAGTCTGGCCCTGATCAATGCGCCGAGCGAAAGTGCTTTTATGACGGATTTTCGCCCCTTTCAGCGCCGGATTGCCTGGCTGGGGCTGTTCAACAGCTTGTCGCAGACTTTAATTAAACTGACTGCACCGGGCGTACCGGATATTTATCAAGGCTGCGAACTCTGGAATTTCAGCTTGGTGGACCCGGATAACCGGCGTGCGGTCGATTTTGATCAGCGGCGCGACATGCTGACGGCATTACAGGCACTTGCCGTGCAGGACCCGGCAAAGCGCCTGGCCGGCATCAGTGCCCTATGCGATACGCTGGAGGACGGTCGGGCGAAAATGCTGGTGGTAAGTTCGGCCTTGGCCTTACGGAAAATTTGGCCGGAGGTGTTTCAGCAAGGCAAATATTTACCTTTGATCGTCAAAGGCCAACAGGCCGCGCATGTCTGCGCTTATGCCCGTATGGTCGGTAAGCACATTGTTATTACTGTTGCACCGCGCTTTTTCGCCGGATTGCTGGGAAAAACCGCACTTTTGCCGCTGGGAGCACAGGTCTGGGGTAATACCGTATTGGAGTTGCCTTTTTACCGGCTCGATCAGCAATACCACTGTGTATTCAGCGGAAAAGTGTTGACGCCAAATCAACAGGCCTCAGGTGGGCAACTGCCCATTTCCCAAGTGCTGGCGGAATTTCCGGTGGGCTTGATTAAAGTATGCTAG
- a CDS encoding Rpn family recombination-promoting nuclease/putative transposase has protein sequence MSIDHDSSYKALFSAPELVRDLILGFIPDEWLHSLDYSTLEKVPGSYVSEDFKQREDDVVWKIKVGGQWLYLYLLIEFQSSVDKYMSLRMMVYQGLLYQDLIKSGEVLSDGLLPPILPIVLYNGQPRWTAATDIFDLIPPVPGLVEQFKPKAKYLLIDENAYNDSDLASLKNLVAAVFRIEHPGSPQAMQQLITMLTDWLSDRPDLRRMFALWIRATLMRKPEYAILLPQVHDLQELNTMLAQKLEEWALAYKAEGMEQGLEQGLEQGIEKGIQTGMQKGLQKGETLSLQKLLAKRFSPIPAEITAKIATASLADIECWFDKALDADQLSDIFDAE, from the coding sequence ATGAGCATAGACCACGACAGCAGCTATAAAGCCTTGTTTTCTGCACCGGAACTGGTGCGAGACCTGATATTGGGATTTATTCCTGATGAGTGGCTACATTCCCTGGATTATTCAACGCTGGAAAAAGTCCCCGGCAGTTATGTCTCTGAAGACTTTAAACAGCGCGAAGACGATGTGGTGTGGAAAATCAAAGTCGGCGGCCAATGGCTGTACTTGTATTTGCTGATCGAATTTCAAAGCAGCGTTGATAAATATATGAGCCTGCGCATGATGGTTTATCAGGGCTTGCTTTACCAGGATTTGATCAAAAGCGGGGAAGTGCTGAGTGACGGCTTATTACCACCCATCCTGCCGATTGTGTTGTATAACGGCCAACCACGCTGGACAGCCGCTACCGATATTTTTGACTTAATCCCACCGGTTCCCGGTCTGGTTGAACAATTTAAACCCAAAGCCAAATACCTGCTGATAGACGAAAACGCCTATAATGACAGCGACTTGGCGTCTTTAAAAAATCTGGTGGCGGCAGTATTTCGTATCGAACATCCCGGCAGCCCGCAGGCCATGCAGCAGCTGATCACCATGCTCACCGACTGGCTTAGTGACCGTCCCGATTTGCGCCGCATGTTTGCGCTATGGATCAGAGCCACCTTGATGCGCAAACCGGAATACGCTATCTTACTTCCCCAAGTACATGATTTACAGGAGCTGAATACTATGCTGGCACAAAAACTGGAAGAATGGGCTTTGGCCTATAAAGCTGAAGGCATGGAACAAGGTTTGGAACAAGGTTTGGAGCAAGGTATAGAAAAAGGCATACAAACGGGTATGCAGAAAGGCTTGCAAAAAGGTGAAACATTATCCCTGCAAAAACTGCTAGCCAAACGCTTTAGTCCTATCCCGGCAGAAATCACCGCCAAAATAGCAACGGCTTCATTAGCCGATATTGAATGCTGGTTTGACAAAGCTCTAGATGCCGACCAGCTGTCTGATATATTTGATGCCGAATAG
- the gnd gene encoding phosphogluconate dehydrogenase (NAD(+)-dependent, decarboxylating): MMQIGMIGLGRMGSNMVRRLMQGGHECVVYNRHVAAIQQLQDEGAVGTASLQDLIARMTKPRAIWLMVPAAIVDAMLTQLAPLLEEGDIVIDGGNSYYRDDIRRAAELQQKGLHYVDVGTSGGVAGLERGYCLMIGGEPDIVKHLNPIFATLAPGSGTAPRTPGRNKVDATAEQGYLHCGPHGAGHFVKMVHNGIEYGLMAAYAEGMNILRHANIGKHAHDSDAETSPMDNPEFYQYELDLPEIAELWRRGSVVASWLLDLTAAALAEDADLAGFSGRVSDSGEGRWTVLASIEEGVPTPVISAALFERFASRGDADYANRLQSAMRKQFGGHDEKKSAAVSNQN, translated from the coding sequence ATGATGCAAATCGGTATGATAGGCCTCGGACGAATGGGCAGCAATATGGTGCGGCGACTCATGCAGGGCGGACATGAATGCGTGGTCTATAACCGTCATGTTGCAGCCATCCAGCAACTCCAGGACGAAGGTGCTGTCGGGACAGCTTCTCTTCAGGATCTTATCGCCCGCATGACCAAGCCGCGCGCAATTTGGTTGATGGTACCGGCGGCGATAGTCGATGCAATGCTGACGCAATTGGCGCCGCTGCTTGAGGAAGGCGATATCGTTATTGATGGCGGCAATTCCTACTACCGCGATGATATCAGGCGGGCAGCGGAATTGCAGCAAAAAGGCCTGCATTATGTGGATGTGGGTACTAGCGGCGGCGTAGCCGGTCTGGAACGCGGCTATTGTTTGATGATCGGCGGCGAGCCGGACATAGTCAAACACCTGAACCCGATCTTTGCCACACTAGCGCCCGGTTCGGGGACTGCACCACGCACTCCTGGCCGGAACAAAGTCGACGCTACCGCCGAGCAGGGCTATTTGCATTGCGGCCCGCACGGAGCCGGACACTTCGTCAAGATGGTGCATAATGGCATCGAATACGGACTGATGGCGGCCTATGCCGAAGGCATGAATATTCTCCGCCATGCCAATATCGGCAAACATGCGCACGATAGCGATGCTGAGACATCGCCTATGGACAATCCGGAGTTTTACCAGTATGAGCTGGATCTGCCCGAAATCGCTGAACTCTGGCGGCGCGGTAGTGTGGTGGCCTCCTGGCTGCTTGATCTAACAGCGGCGGCCTTGGCCGAGGATGCCGATTTAGCCGGATTTTCGGGCCGGGTGTCGGATTCGGGCGAGGGCCGCTGGACAGTACTGGCGAGTATTGAAGAGGGCGTACCGACTCCAGTGATTAGCGCAGCGCTATTCGAGCGTTTTGCCTCGCGCGGCGATGCCGACTATGCCAACCGGTTGCAGTCTGCGATGAGAAAGCAGTTTGGTGGTCATGATGAGAAGAAATCAGCAGCTGTCTCAAACCAAAATTAA